In Solenopsis invicta isolate M01_SB chromosome 1, UNIL_Sinv_3.0, whole genome shotgun sequence, one genomic interval encodes:
- the LOC105203629 gene encoding rap guanine nucleotide exchange factor 2 isoform X10 — protein sequence MDAFGVYQFSQGLTGRPELYQKSNRSSHSSDTSSAYSGSDTMTSVQSSLDADPDEVDLSGLVESIVDSDEEEDLAESMDSLTVRDPVRECLEKDPVERTEDDIETLLEFTQQLKAFTNMTLAVRRALCAVMVFAVVDRAGMVVLNDGEELDSWSVLINGAVEIEHSNGEIEQLGLGDSFGILPTMERLLHRGVMRTKCDDCQFVCVTQADYFRIQHQGEENTRRHEENGRVILVTELRGALDGAARRGHVVIRGTPERLMLQLIEENSITDPTYVEDFLLTHRTFIDSPLLVASQLLEWFDQAQVRDRVARVVLLWVNNHFTDFETDPAMMEFLEAFETGLEREKMLGQQRLLNIACAAKARTRNVTLARPNRDEVLNFSILGGFERGFGIFISKVDKRSKAEDVGLKRGDQILEVNGQSFEHVNHAKALDILRASTHLSITVKSNLLAFKEMLQMPDNSPRPRGRTNKPEIPRLPSDPRVRLSTHVDPMTPVNPLNPMIGGVPLLIPDNNVSPCKDSKKEHKGFMTLGPKRRLQKALMKMNILPKNTINDGVHVDDPLAPPHTPPGTGLTQTTTNLYHSKSNPDLTSLYCYDDLRANDYPEHVLKVYKADQTCKYLLIHKETTAHEVVMLALQEFGITESSSNFSLAEVSVGEGGMIKQRRLPDQLQNLAERIGLSSRYYLKTNGISETLVADDQAPELIRESQVHFLQLNAVEVAIQLTLQDFSIFRQIESTEYVDDLFELKSRYGVPMLSQFAELVNREMFWVVTEVCSEHNLVRRSKIIKQFIKIARQCKECKNFNSMFAIVSGLGHGSVSRLRASWEKLPTKYQRLFSDLQELMDPSRNMSKYRQLVASEQTQPPIIPFYPVVKKDLTFIHLGNDSRVESLVNFEKLRMIAKEVRTLTNMCSSPYDLLTMLERGGQPPSSAMVALNQMTTGNQGGQTATVKRRKKSTAAPNPKKMFEEAQMVRRVKAYLANMKVITDEERLHQLSVDCEPHAGAVAVAAAVPLGGSRGRRHPSPTLSTTSSASSTSEGRKSIQGTKFGAASPQAVRKMLALSDPHKTRPYQPKHCPPPLPVPGLALHSSGLEPSPGAPRRVGSGSRVPMHERSHSDTPASLPPPVDLSAESSSVTSLSNLQPLRKTLTSGSVTSSDSGHSTQLDSHSGSSVEAGGSPPPPQRRHSALQGSVIRGGAPPFPHAVAVLPPLPANQNQNQNHNHNHHHHHHHHQHYHDHHLHHHQPPTPQGTTGLGVNMGLGMPTPLPPPGAGTTTIMTTMSAMAGNMTSSSMRSGMSSVPQCRQPPAYKVAQQMARLHRLGRANSHEGVTYRGTDHEDGTSQIALPFTHGSHSLSYTRLFDLRSLRRFFLRSRCQRSRTARSFDLLTKALCQFTTVRIAFVKTVPLTTINLRDIFIDFCRLIFFIMLLKMTLLS from the exons ATGGACGCGTTCGGCGTGTATCAA TTCTCCCAGGGCCTTACGGGAAGGCCGGAACTGTATCAGAAATCAAATAGGAGCAGTCATTCAAGTGATACAAGTTCAGCATATAGTGGATCCGACACAATGACATCTGTACAAAGTTCGTTAGACGCGGATCCTGATGAGGTGGATCTGTCAGGTCTTGTGGAATCCATTGTTGATAGCGATGAGGAGGAGGATCTGGCAGAGAGCATGGAC aGTTTAACGGTGCGTGATCCCGTACGAGAATGTTTAGAAAAGGATCCTGTTGAGAGAACAGAGGACGACATAGAGACGCTTTTAGAGTTCACGCAACAATTGAAGGCTTTCACAAACATGACTTTGGCTGTCAGAAGAGCGCTGTGTGCTGTCATGGTATTCGCGGTAGTCGATCGTGCCGGCATGGTGGTCTTAAACGACGGTGAGGAACTCGACAGTTGGAGCGTGCTGATCAACGGCGCTGTTGAGATTGAACACAGCAATGGCGAGATTGAACAACTTGGTCTCGGAGATAGTTTTGGTATCTTACCTACTATGGAGAGGCTGTTACATCGTGGAGTTATGAGAACAAA GTGCGACGATTGCCAATTTGTTTGCGTCACACAAGCAGATTATTTTCGAATACAGCATCAAGGCGAAGAGAACACAAGGAGGCATGAAGAAAATGGAAGGGTAATTCTAGTGACTGAATTGCGGGGAGCGTTGGATGGTGCAGCGCGAAGGGGTCACGTGGTGATTCGAGGAACGCCAGAGCGTTTGATGTTACAGCTCATTGAAGAAAACAGTATTACGGATCCTACTTATGTGGAGGATTTCTTATTGACTCATCGAACGTTCATTGATAGTCCGTTGTTAGTTGCAAGTCAATTGCTGGAGTGGTTTGATCAAGCGCAAGTGCGAGATCGCGTTGCTCGCGTCGTACTCTTATGGGTGAATAATCACTTTACTGATTTTGAGACTGATCCAGCAATGATGGAATTTTTAGAAGCATTTGAAACTGGcttggaaagagagaaaatgttAGGACAACAAAg GTTGCTAAATATTGCATGTGCGGCGAAAGCGAGAACACGGAACGTAACGTTAGCTAGGCCAAACAGGGACGAAGTCTTAAATTTTAGCATTTTAGGAGGATTTGAGAGAGGTTTTGGTATATTTATCTCAAAAGTTGATAAGAGATCTAAGGCTGAAGATGTCGGTTTAAAAAGAGGTGATCAGATTTTAGAAGTGAACGGCCAAAGTTTCGAACACGTAAATCATGCAAAAGCTCTCGATATTCTGAGAGCTTCTACACATCTCAGTATAACTGTAAAATCTAATTTGCTTG CTTTCAAAGAAATGCTTCAAATGCCTGACAATTCTCCGAGACCCCGAGGTAGAACAAATAAGCCGGAAATACCCAGGCTTCCATCGGATCCACGAGTTAGACTGTCAACACACGTAGATCCCATGACTCCTGTGAATCCTTTAAATCCCATGATCGGTGGAGTACCGTTATTAATTCCGGACAACAATGTGTCGCCGTGCAAAGATTCTAAAAAAGAGCACAAGGGATTTATGACTCTTGGACCTAAACGGCGATTACAGAAAGCACTTATGAAAATGAATATACTGCCAAAGAATACGATCAA CGACGGTGTACATGTGGATGACCCTCTTGCGCCACCACACACACCACCGGGAACAGGGCTTACGCAAACTACCACTAATCTATACCATTCGAAGAGTAATCCAGATCTTACGTCGCTTTATTGTTACGATGATTTGAGAGCAAACGATTATCCTGAACATGTGCTCAAAGTATATAAAGCTGATCAAACCTGCAAGTATCTCCTTATTCACAAAGAAACGACTGCTCATgag GTGGTGATGCTTGCACTTCAAGAATTTGGCATAACAGAGAGcagttcaaatttttctttggcGGAAGTGAGCGTCGGCGAAGGTGGCATGATCAAACAGCGTAGATTGCCGGATCAGTTGCAGAATCTTGCAGAACGAATCGGATTAAGCTCTCGATACTATTTGAAAACTAACGGGATTTCCGAAACTTTAGTAGCTGACGATCAAGCCCCAGAACTCATTCGAGAGTCCCAAGTACATTTTTTGCAATTGAATGCTGTGGAAGTAGCAATACAACTGACTCTACAAGACTTTAGTATATTCAG acaAATCGAATCCACAGAGTACGTGGATGatttatttgaattgaaaagTAGGTACGGTGTGCCTATGCTCAGTCAGTTTGCAGAACTAGTCAACAGAGAAATGTTCTGGGTCGTAACAGAAGTTTGTTCCGAACATAATCTCGTACGGCGCAGTAAGATTATAaagcaatttattaaaatagcgC GCCAATGCAAGGAGTGCaaaaacttcaattccatgttTGCGATCGTATCCGGTTTGGGTCATGGTTCGGTATCGAGATTAAGAGCTTCGTGGGAAAAACTGCCAACTAAATATCAAAGATTATTCAGCGATCTACAAGAATTAATGGATCCCAGTCGCAATATGAGTAAATACCGGCAATTGGTGGCGTCTGAACAAACGCAACCACCAATA ATACCTTTTTATCCGGTCGTAAAGAAGGACTTGACCTTTATACATCTTGGTAATGATTCAAGAGTGGAAAGTttagtaaattttgaaaaactcagGATGATCGCGAAGGAAGTGAGAACATTAACAAACATGTGTTCGTCACCCTATGATTTACTTACTATGCTGGAAAGGGGCGGGCAACCTCCAAGTTCCGCGATGGTAGCTCTGAACCAAATGACCACTGGCAATCAAG GCGGCCAAACTGCGACGGTGAAACGACGAAAGAAATCTACAGCTGCACCAAATCCGAAGAAAATGTTTGAGGAAGCACAGATGGTTCGAAGGGTGAAGGCCTATCTCGCAAACATGAAAGTGATCACCGATGAAGAACGGTTGCATCAACTTTCTGTCGATTGCGAGCCACATGCAGGAGCCGTTGCAGTTGCAGCTGCAGTACCGCTGGGTGGCAGTCGGGGAAGGAGGCATCCGTCGCCTACTTTGTCGACTACAAGTAGCGCTAGTAGTACCAGTGAAGGCAGGAAGAGTATACAAG gTACAAAATTCGGCGCTGCGTCGCCGCAAGCAGTCAGGAAGATGTTGGCTTTGTCCGATCCTCACAAGACACGACCATATCAACCTAAACACTGTCCGCCGCCGCTACCTGTACCGGGATTGGCGCTGCATTCGAGCGGTTTGGAACCTAGTCCAGGTGCACCTAGAAGAGTAGGATCTGGCAGCAGGGTACCGATGCACGAACGGTCTCACAGCGATACTCCTGCCAGCCTACCGCCACCTGTCGACCTCAGTGCGGAGAGTAGTAGTGTAACTAGTTTGAGCAATCTTCAGCCACTGAGGAAAACTTTGACAAGTG GTTCGGTGACGAGCAGTGACAGTGGTCATAGCACTCAACTGGACAGCCACAGCGGGAGCAGCGTGGAAGCGGGCGGCAGCCCACCGCCACCGCAAAGACGGCACTCCGCTCTGCAAG GGTCTGTTATAAGAGGCGGAGCACCCCCGTTTCCTCACGCGGTAGCAGTGTTACCTCCGCTTCCTGCCAATCAGAATCAGAATCAGAATCACAACCACAATCATcatcaccaccatcaccaccaccaacATTATCACGATCATCATCTTCATCATCACCAACCCCCAACTCCTCAAG GTACTACGGGATTAGGAGTAAACATGGGCCTAGGGATGCCAACCCCGTTGCCACCGCCTGGAGCGGGGACTACGACCATAATGACGACGATGAGTGCCATGGCGGGCAACATGACATCGTCGTCGATGCGATCCGGCATGAGTAGCGTACCGCAATGCCGTCAACCACCGGCGTACAAAGTCGCGCAGCAGATGGCAAGATTGCACAGACTCGGTCGTGCTAACAGCCACGAAGGGGTCACCTATCGGGGCACCGATCACGAAGATGGTACTAGCCAAATCGCTCTACCGTTTACACACGGTTCACACTCACTCTCATACACACGTCTATTCGATTTACGCTCGTTGAGGCGCTTCTTCTTACGTTCTCGTTGTCAACGTTCACGCACGGCGAGGAGTTTCGATTTGTTGACGAAAGCACTCTGTCAGTTCACTACTGTCAGAATAGCTTTCGTAAAAACTGTACCTCTCACGACCATCAATTTGCgcgatatttttattgatttttgtcgtctaatattttttatcatgttGTTGAAAATGACTCTCTTATCTTGA
- the LOC105203629 gene encoding rap guanine nucleotide exchange factor 2 isoform X8 — protein sequence MIVIDYPEVHGGGRMHRPPHPHPITDHRQVNLVFDDTFSQGLTGRPELYQKSNRSSHSSDTSSAYSGSDTMTSVQSSLDADPDEVDLSGLVESIVDSDEEEDLAESMDSLTVRDPVRECLEKDPVERTEDDIETLLEFTQQLKAFTNMTLAVRRALCAVMVFAVVDRAGMVVLNDGEELDSWSVLINGAVEIEHSNGEIEQLGLGDSFGILPTMERLLHRGVMRTKCDDCQFVCVTQADYFRIQHQGEENTRRHEENGRVILVTELRGALDGAARRGHVVIRGTPERLMLQLIEENSITDPTYVEDFLLTHRTFIDSPLLVASQLLEWFDQAQVRDRVARVVLLWVNNHFTDFETDPAMMEFLEAFETGLEREKMLGQQRLLNIACAAKARTRNVTLARPNRDEVLNFSILGGFERGFGIFISKVDKRSKAEDVGLKRGDQILEVNGQSFEHVNHAKALDILRASTHLSITVKSNLLAFKEMLQMPDNSPRPRGRTNKPEIPRLPSDPRVRLSTHVDPMTPVNPLNPMIGGVPLLIPDNNVSPCKDSKKEHKGFMTLGPKRRLQKALMKMNILPKNTINDGVHVDDPLAPPHTPPGTGLTQTTTNLYHSKSNPDLTSLYCYDDLRANDYPEHVLKVYKADQTCKYLLIHKETTAHEVVMLALQEFGITESSSNFSLAEVSVGEGGMIKQRRLPDQLQNLAERIGLSSRYYLKTNGISETLVADDQAPELIRESQVHFLQLNAVEVAIQLTLQDFSIFRQIESTEYVDDLFELKSRYGVPMLSQFAELVNREMFWVVTEVCSEHNLVRRSKIIKQFIKIARQCKECKNFNSMFAIVSGLGHGSVSRLRASWEKLPTKYQRLFSDLQELMDPSRNMSKYRQLVASEQTQPPIIPFYPVVKKDLTFIHLGNDSRVESLVNFEKLRMIAKEVRTLTNMCSSPYDLLTMLERGGQPPSSAMVALNQMTTGNQGGQTATVKRRKKSTAAPNPKKMFEEAQMVRRVKAYLANMKVITDEERLHQLSVDCEPHAGAVAVAAAVPLGGSRGRRHPSPTLSTTSSASSTSEGRKSIQGTKFGAASPQAVRKMLALSDPHKTRPYQPKHCPPPLPVPGLALHSSGLEPSPGAPRRVGSGSRVPMHERSHSDTPASLPPPVDLSAESSSVTSLSNLQPLRKTLTSGSVTSSDSGHSTQLDSHSGSSVEAGGSPPPPQRRHSALQGSVIRGGAPPFPHAVAVLPPLPANQNQNQNHNHNHHHHHHHHQHYHDHHLHHHQPPTPQGTTGLGVNMGLGMPTPLPPPGAGTTTIMTTMSAMAGNMTSSSMRSGMSSVPQCRQPPAYKVAQQMARLHRLGRANSHEGVTYRGTDHEDGTSQIALPFTHGSHSLSYTRLFDLRSLRRFFLRSRCQRSRTARSFDLLTKALCQFTTVRIAFVKTVPLTTINLRDIFIDFCRLIFFIMLLKMTLLS from the exons ATCGACTACCCGGAAGTTCATGGCGGAGGGAGGATGCATCGACCACCGCATCCCCATCCTATAACCGACCACCGTCAGGTCAACCTGGTCTTCGATGACACG TTCTCCCAGGGCCTTACGGGAAGGCCGGAACTGTATCAGAAATCAAATAGGAGCAGTCATTCAAGTGATACAAGTTCAGCATATAGTGGATCCGACACAATGACATCTGTACAAAGTTCGTTAGACGCGGATCCTGATGAGGTGGATCTGTCAGGTCTTGTGGAATCCATTGTTGATAGCGATGAGGAGGAGGATCTGGCAGAGAGCATGGAC aGTTTAACGGTGCGTGATCCCGTACGAGAATGTTTAGAAAAGGATCCTGTTGAGAGAACAGAGGACGACATAGAGACGCTTTTAGAGTTCACGCAACAATTGAAGGCTTTCACAAACATGACTTTGGCTGTCAGAAGAGCGCTGTGTGCTGTCATGGTATTCGCGGTAGTCGATCGTGCCGGCATGGTGGTCTTAAACGACGGTGAGGAACTCGACAGTTGGAGCGTGCTGATCAACGGCGCTGTTGAGATTGAACACAGCAATGGCGAGATTGAACAACTTGGTCTCGGAGATAGTTTTGGTATCTTACCTACTATGGAGAGGCTGTTACATCGTGGAGTTATGAGAACAAA GTGCGACGATTGCCAATTTGTTTGCGTCACACAAGCAGATTATTTTCGAATACAGCATCAAGGCGAAGAGAACACAAGGAGGCATGAAGAAAATGGAAGGGTAATTCTAGTGACTGAATTGCGGGGAGCGTTGGATGGTGCAGCGCGAAGGGGTCACGTGGTGATTCGAGGAACGCCAGAGCGTTTGATGTTACAGCTCATTGAAGAAAACAGTATTACGGATCCTACTTATGTGGAGGATTTCTTATTGACTCATCGAACGTTCATTGATAGTCCGTTGTTAGTTGCAAGTCAATTGCTGGAGTGGTTTGATCAAGCGCAAGTGCGAGATCGCGTTGCTCGCGTCGTACTCTTATGGGTGAATAATCACTTTACTGATTTTGAGACTGATCCAGCAATGATGGAATTTTTAGAAGCATTTGAAACTGGcttggaaagagagaaaatgttAGGACAACAAAg GTTGCTAAATATTGCATGTGCGGCGAAAGCGAGAACACGGAACGTAACGTTAGCTAGGCCAAACAGGGACGAAGTCTTAAATTTTAGCATTTTAGGAGGATTTGAGAGAGGTTTTGGTATATTTATCTCAAAAGTTGATAAGAGATCTAAGGCTGAAGATGTCGGTTTAAAAAGAGGTGATCAGATTTTAGAAGTGAACGGCCAAAGTTTCGAACACGTAAATCATGCAAAAGCTCTCGATATTCTGAGAGCTTCTACACATCTCAGTATAACTGTAAAATCTAATTTGCTTG CTTTCAAAGAAATGCTTCAAATGCCTGACAATTCTCCGAGACCCCGAGGTAGAACAAATAAGCCGGAAATACCCAGGCTTCCATCGGATCCACGAGTTAGACTGTCAACACACGTAGATCCCATGACTCCTGTGAATCCTTTAAATCCCATGATCGGTGGAGTACCGTTATTAATTCCGGACAACAATGTGTCGCCGTGCAAAGATTCTAAAAAAGAGCACAAGGGATTTATGACTCTTGGACCTAAACGGCGATTACAGAAAGCACTTATGAAAATGAATATACTGCCAAAGAATACGATCAA CGACGGTGTACATGTGGATGACCCTCTTGCGCCACCACACACACCACCGGGAACAGGGCTTACGCAAACTACCACTAATCTATACCATTCGAAGAGTAATCCAGATCTTACGTCGCTTTATTGTTACGATGATTTGAGAGCAAACGATTATCCTGAACATGTGCTCAAAGTATATAAAGCTGATCAAACCTGCAAGTATCTCCTTATTCACAAAGAAACGACTGCTCATgag GTGGTGATGCTTGCACTTCAAGAATTTGGCATAACAGAGAGcagttcaaatttttctttggcGGAAGTGAGCGTCGGCGAAGGTGGCATGATCAAACAGCGTAGATTGCCGGATCAGTTGCAGAATCTTGCAGAACGAATCGGATTAAGCTCTCGATACTATTTGAAAACTAACGGGATTTCCGAAACTTTAGTAGCTGACGATCAAGCCCCAGAACTCATTCGAGAGTCCCAAGTACATTTTTTGCAATTGAATGCTGTGGAAGTAGCAATACAACTGACTCTACAAGACTTTAGTATATTCAG acaAATCGAATCCACAGAGTACGTGGATGatttatttgaattgaaaagTAGGTACGGTGTGCCTATGCTCAGTCAGTTTGCAGAACTAGTCAACAGAGAAATGTTCTGGGTCGTAACAGAAGTTTGTTCCGAACATAATCTCGTACGGCGCAGTAAGATTATAaagcaatttattaaaatagcgC GCCAATGCAAGGAGTGCaaaaacttcaattccatgttTGCGATCGTATCCGGTTTGGGTCATGGTTCGGTATCGAGATTAAGAGCTTCGTGGGAAAAACTGCCAACTAAATATCAAAGATTATTCAGCGATCTACAAGAATTAATGGATCCCAGTCGCAATATGAGTAAATACCGGCAATTGGTGGCGTCTGAACAAACGCAACCACCAATA ATACCTTTTTATCCGGTCGTAAAGAAGGACTTGACCTTTATACATCTTGGTAATGATTCAAGAGTGGAAAGTttagtaaattttgaaaaactcagGATGATCGCGAAGGAAGTGAGAACATTAACAAACATGTGTTCGTCACCCTATGATTTACTTACTATGCTGGAAAGGGGCGGGCAACCTCCAAGTTCCGCGATGGTAGCTCTGAACCAAATGACCACTGGCAATCAAG GCGGCCAAACTGCGACGGTGAAACGACGAAAGAAATCTACAGCTGCACCAAATCCGAAGAAAATGTTTGAGGAAGCACAGATGGTTCGAAGGGTGAAGGCCTATCTCGCAAACATGAAAGTGATCACCGATGAAGAACGGTTGCATCAACTTTCTGTCGATTGCGAGCCACATGCAGGAGCCGTTGCAGTTGCAGCTGCAGTACCGCTGGGTGGCAGTCGGGGAAGGAGGCATCCGTCGCCTACTTTGTCGACTACAAGTAGCGCTAGTAGTACCAGTGAAGGCAGGAAGAGTATACAAG gTACAAAATTCGGCGCTGCGTCGCCGCAAGCAGTCAGGAAGATGTTGGCTTTGTCCGATCCTCACAAGACACGACCATATCAACCTAAACACTGTCCGCCGCCGCTACCTGTACCGGGATTGGCGCTGCATTCGAGCGGTTTGGAACCTAGTCCAGGTGCACCTAGAAGAGTAGGATCTGGCAGCAGGGTACCGATGCACGAACGGTCTCACAGCGATACTCCTGCCAGCCTACCGCCACCTGTCGACCTCAGTGCGGAGAGTAGTAGTGTAACTAGTTTGAGCAATCTTCAGCCACTGAGGAAAACTTTGACAAGTG GTTCGGTGACGAGCAGTGACAGTGGTCATAGCACTCAACTGGACAGCCACAGCGGGAGCAGCGTGGAAGCGGGCGGCAGCCCACCGCCACCGCAAAGACGGCACTCCGCTCTGCAAG GGTCTGTTATAAGAGGCGGAGCACCCCCGTTTCCTCACGCGGTAGCAGTGTTACCTCCGCTTCCTGCCAATCAGAATCAGAATCAGAATCACAACCACAATCATcatcaccaccatcaccaccaccaacATTATCACGATCATCATCTTCATCATCACCAACCCCCAACTCCTCAAG GTACTACGGGATTAGGAGTAAACATGGGCCTAGGGATGCCAACCCCGTTGCCACCGCCTGGAGCGGGGACTACGACCATAATGACGACGATGAGTGCCATGGCGGGCAACATGACATCGTCGTCGATGCGATCCGGCATGAGTAGCGTACCGCAATGCCGTCAACCACCGGCGTACAAAGTCGCGCAGCAGATGGCAAGATTGCACAGACTCGGTCGTGCTAACAGCCACGAAGGGGTCACCTATCGGGGCACCGATCACGAAGATGGTACTAGCCAAATCGCTCTACCGTTTACACACGGTTCACACTCACTCTCATACACACGTCTATTCGATTTACGCTCGTTGAGGCGCTTCTTCTTACGTTCTCGTTGTCAACGTTCACGCACGGCGAGGAGTTTCGATTTGTTGACGAAAGCACTCTGTCAGTTCACTACTGTCAGAATAGCTTTCGTAAAAACTGTACCTCTCACGACCATCAATTTGCgcgatatttttattgatttttgtcgtctaatattttttatcatgttGTTGAAAATGACTCTCTTATCTTGA